The following are encoded in a window of Impatiens glandulifera chromosome 5, dImpGla2.1, whole genome shotgun sequence genomic DNA:
- the LOC124937750 gene encoding glycosylphosphatidylinositol anchor attachment 1 protein-like isoform X2: MLTTSRTMAEVVEPLRPKSRPIVRIGIFLISHSTLLSVVCFAAGVLALLLLPVLAKKTYISENALMPGSASPMLSTKDVLEANKLITDLTKSSSKEAREIPSILRKHMAYLGAEVSYHKFQPTSNKFHPLHFFSSPNIGIVHENQSSVSYNVNVVAIIRAPQGDGKEAIVIVSPYNSMRVTNAEALLLGIASSVFSLLSRVTWLAKDIIWVAADSTHGEYDSVAAWLRDYHSPNFRDVVSETFRRAGTMGAALVIKVSDKSVEVDTLSIYAEASNGQMPNLDLINIVNYLAVHGQGFRVKVDKFSSLLNSQFLKAMGQIFETIGKLAKSLNPQWKFGIPATDYIDGAVTLASSLYNQALGVPTGSHGAFRDYQIDAITMEISTKVSFSNKARQKEFLLRSGRLVEGIVRSVNNLLEKFHQSFFLYLLTSPGKFVSVGVYMVAFGLIVAPLPIVAASLYINAHKESSPSGKVKDTSVETFKSWKWLSAVRTMFVVHLWGAVVMLLPYFICQLPDYSQTSRVLYLLPGFHKTEKEDWVLLKSATISAATIGLCLMSVINFSTAEIGALLIVPMCLLASPLRFELKAACNLMLFFIGCPPIAYMIVKGLYGGFGNVDAAGEFWSWMETLWVWNSSTYIYICMVHLPCWLLCARILLH, encoded by the exons ATGCTAACGACGTCAAGAACCATGGCGGAAGTCGTCGAGCCTCTCAGGCCGAAATCTAGGCCGATCGTCCGTATCGGGATCTTCCTCATCTCTCATAGTACCCTTCTCAG TGTCGTTTGCTTCGCCGCCGGTGTCTTGGCTCTTCTTTTGCTGCCTGTTCTTGCCAAAAAAACTTACATATCTGAGAATGCCTTAATGCCTG GTTCAGCCAGTCCCATGCTCTCCACCAAAGATGTTTTGGAGGCAAATAAATTGATAACTGATTTAACCAAATCTAGCTCCAAGGAAGCAAG GGAAATACCAAGTATATTACGAAAACATATGGCCTATCTTGGTGCTGAAGTTAGTTATCACAAATTTCAGCCTACCTCGAATAAGTTTCATCCACTTCATTTTTTCTCTAGCCCTAATATTGGGATAGTCCACGAGAATCAAAGTTCTGTATCCTATAACGTTAATGTTGTTGCCATTATAAGAGCACCGCAGGGCGATGGGAAAGAGGCTATTGTTATAGTGTCGCCTTATAATTCTATGAGGGTAACTAATGCAGAAGCTTTATTATTAGGAATTGCATCGTCAGTTTTTTCTCTACTTTCCCGTGTGACTTGGCTAGCCAAAGATATAATATGGGTTGCTGCTGATTCAACGCATGGTGAGTATGACTCAGTTGCTGCCTGGCTAAGAGATTATCATTCACCCAATTTTAGAGATGTTGTATCTGAGACATTTAGGCGTGCTGGGACAATGGGTGCTGCTTTGGTTATCAAGGTTTCAGATAAAAGTGTAGAAGTTGATACACTCAGTATTTATGCCGAGGCATCTAATGGACAGATGCCAAATCTTGACCTCATCAACATTGTGAACTATTTGGCTGTACACGGGCAAGGATTTCGTGTTAAAGTGGATAAGTTTTCGTCCTTGCTAAACTCCCAGTTTCTTAAAGCCATGGGTCAAATCTTTGAAACAATTGGCAAACTTGCGAAAAGTTTAAATCCCCAGTGGAAGTTTGGCATTCCTGCAACAGACTATATTGATGGCGCTGTTACACTTGCTAGCTCATTGTATAACCAG GCATTGGGTGTTCCTACTGGTTCCCATGGTGCATTCCGCGATTATCAAATTGATGCCATTACAATGGAGATTTCGACAAAAGTTTCTTTCAGTAATAAAGCCAGGCAAAAGGAGTTTCTACTGCGTAGTGGCAG GTTAGTGGAAGGCATTGTCCGATCAGTAAATAATCTTCTTGAGAAATTTCATCAGTCATTTTTCCTCTACCTTCTAACATCGCCTGGCAAATTTGTATCAGTTGGAGTATACATGGTAGCCTTTGGACTCATTGTAGCTCCCCTTCCAATAGTCGCCGCTTCTCTTTATATCAATGCTCATAAAGAGAGTTCTCCTTCAGGAAAAGTTAAAGACACTTCTGTTGAGACCTTTAAGTCGTGGAAATGGCTATCCGCAGTTAGAACAATGTTTGTTGTTCACCTATGGGGTGCTGTCGTCATGTTGCTTCCTTATTTCATCTGCCAACTACCCGATTATTCTCAAACTTCCAGAGTCTTGTATTTGCTTCCGGGCTTTCATAAAACAGAGAAAGAAGATTGGGTTCTTCTGAAATCAGCTACAATTTCAGCTGCAACAATTGGACTATGTTTAATGTCTGTCATTAACTTCTCCACAGCTGAAATTGGCGCTCTATTGATCGTGCCGATGTGTTTGTTGGCTTCTCCATTGAGATTTGAGTTAAAAGCGGCCTGTAATCTGATGTTATTTTTCATTGGTTGCCCTCCAATTGCATATATGATCGTGAAAGGGCTTTACGGAGGTTTTGGAAATGTGGATGCTGCTGGTGAATTCTGGAGCTGGATGGAGACACTTTGGGTATGGAATAGCTCTACTTATATTTACATATGCATGGTTCATCTTCCTTGCTGGTTGTTATGTGCTAGGATTTTACTCCATTGA
- the LOC124937750 gene encoding glycosylphosphatidylinositol anchor attachment 1 protein-like isoform X1, protein MLTTSRTMAEVVEPLRPKSRPIVRIGIFLISHSTLLSVVCFAAGVLALLLLPVLAKKTYISENALMPGSASPMLSTKDVLEANKLITDLTKSSSKEARSGMEIPSILRKHMAYLGAEVSYHKFQPTSNKFHPLHFFSSPNIGIVHENQSSVSYNVNVVAIIRAPQGDGKEAIVIVSPYNSMRVTNAEALLLGIASSVFSLLSRVTWLAKDIIWVAADSTHGEYDSVAAWLRDYHSPNFRDVVSETFRRAGTMGAALVIKVSDKSVEVDTLSIYAEASNGQMPNLDLINIVNYLAVHGQGFRVKVDKFSSLLNSQFLKAMGQIFETIGKLAKSLNPQWKFGIPATDYIDGAVTLASSLYNQALGVPTGSHGAFRDYQIDAITMEISTKVSFSNKARQKEFLLRSGRLVEGIVRSVNNLLEKFHQSFFLYLLTSPGKFVSVGVYMVAFGLIVAPLPIVAASLYINAHKESSPSGKVKDTSVETFKSWKWLSAVRTMFVVHLWGAVVMLLPYFICQLPDYSQTSRVLYLLPGFHKTEKEDWVLLKSATISAATIGLCLMSVINFSTAEIGALLIVPMCLLASPLRFELKAACNLMLFFIGCPPIAYMIVKGLYGGFGNVDAAGEFWSWMETLWVWNSSTYIYICMVHLPCWLLCARILLH, encoded by the exons ATGCTAACGACGTCAAGAACCATGGCGGAAGTCGTCGAGCCTCTCAGGCCGAAATCTAGGCCGATCGTCCGTATCGGGATCTTCCTCATCTCTCATAGTACCCTTCTCAG TGTCGTTTGCTTCGCCGCCGGTGTCTTGGCTCTTCTTTTGCTGCCTGTTCTTGCCAAAAAAACTTACATATCTGAGAATGCCTTAATGCCTG GTTCAGCCAGTCCCATGCTCTCCACCAAAGATGTTTTGGAGGCAAATAAATTGATAACTGATTTAACCAAATCTAGCTCCAAGGAAGCAAGGTCAGGCAT GGAAATACCAAGTATATTACGAAAACATATGGCCTATCTTGGTGCTGAAGTTAGTTATCACAAATTTCAGCCTACCTCGAATAAGTTTCATCCACTTCATTTTTTCTCTAGCCCTAATATTGGGATAGTCCACGAGAATCAAAGTTCTGTATCCTATAACGTTAATGTTGTTGCCATTATAAGAGCACCGCAGGGCGATGGGAAAGAGGCTATTGTTATAGTGTCGCCTTATAATTCTATGAGGGTAACTAATGCAGAAGCTTTATTATTAGGAATTGCATCGTCAGTTTTTTCTCTACTTTCCCGTGTGACTTGGCTAGCCAAAGATATAATATGGGTTGCTGCTGATTCAACGCATGGTGAGTATGACTCAGTTGCTGCCTGGCTAAGAGATTATCATTCACCCAATTTTAGAGATGTTGTATCTGAGACATTTAGGCGTGCTGGGACAATGGGTGCTGCTTTGGTTATCAAGGTTTCAGATAAAAGTGTAGAAGTTGATACACTCAGTATTTATGCCGAGGCATCTAATGGACAGATGCCAAATCTTGACCTCATCAACATTGTGAACTATTTGGCTGTACACGGGCAAGGATTTCGTGTTAAAGTGGATAAGTTTTCGTCCTTGCTAAACTCCCAGTTTCTTAAAGCCATGGGTCAAATCTTTGAAACAATTGGCAAACTTGCGAAAAGTTTAAATCCCCAGTGGAAGTTTGGCATTCCTGCAACAGACTATATTGATGGCGCTGTTACACTTGCTAGCTCATTGTATAACCAG GCATTGGGTGTTCCTACTGGTTCCCATGGTGCATTCCGCGATTATCAAATTGATGCCATTACAATGGAGATTTCGACAAAAGTTTCTTTCAGTAATAAAGCCAGGCAAAAGGAGTTTCTACTGCGTAGTGGCAG GTTAGTGGAAGGCATTGTCCGATCAGTAAATAATCTTCTTGAGAAATTTCATCAGTCATTTTTCCTCTACCTTCTAACATCGCCTGGCAAATTTGTATCAGTTGGAGTATACATGGTAGCCTTTGGACTCATTGTAGCTCCCCTTCCAATAGTCGCCGCTTCTCTTTATATCAATGCTCATAAAGAGAGTTCTCCTTCAGGAAAAGTTAAAGACACTTCTGTTGAGACCTTTAAGTCGTGGAAATGGCTATCCGCAGTTAGAACAATGTTTGTTGTTCACCTATGGGGTGCTGTCGTCATGTTGCTTCCTTATTTCATCTGCCAACTACCCGATTATTCTCAAACTTCCAGAGTCTTGTATTTGCTTCCGGGCTTTCATAAAACAGAGAAAGAAGATTGGGTTCTTCTGAAATCAGCTACAATTTCAGCTGCAACAATTGGACTATGTTTAATGTCTGTCATTAACTTCTCCACAGCTGAAATTGGCGCTCTATTGATCGTGCCGATGTGTTTGTTGGCTTCTCCATTGAGATTTGAGTTAAAAGCGGCCTGTAATCTGATGTTATTTTTCATTGGTTGCCCTCCAATTGCATATATGATCGTGAAAGGGCTTTACGGAGGTTTTGGAAATGTGGATGCTGCTGGTGAATTCTGGAGCTGGATGGAGACACTTTGGGTATGGAATAGCTCTACTTATATTTACATATGCATGGTTCATCTTCCTTGCTGGTTGTTATGTGCTAGGATTTTACTCCATTGA